Proteins from a single region of Oncorhynchus tshawytscha isolate Ot180627B linkage group LG03, Otsh_v2.0, whole genome shotgun sequence:
- the LOC112240024 gene encoding neurexophilin-2-like, whose amino-acid sequence MRTPSSLLVIFLLHQVWCRKVQLQFPETELIEWEEGDHEEKFSPSGAGASPRVLNPLRLFARGVPGAVGPPSLKHNPIRDMTYLENMEDFWDWLSNQTDVQASQVRAKRRPIVKTGKFKKMFGWGDFHSNIKTVKLNLLITGKIVDHGNGTFSVYFRHNSTGLGNVSVSLVPPSKVVEFEMAQQSTLETKDSKAFNCRIEYEKTDRNKKTALCSFDSSKVCYQEQTQSHVSWLCSKPFKVICIYIAFYSVDYKLVQKVCPDYNYHSDTPYSSTG is encoded by the coding sequence GTGTGGTGCAGGAAGGTCCAGCTGCAGTTCCCAGAGACAGAGCTGAtagagtgggaggagggggaccATGAGGAGAAGTTCTCCCCCAGTGGAGCCGGTGCCAGTCCCAGAGTCCTCAACCCCCTGAGGCTGTTCGCTAGGGGGGTTCCTGGAGCTGTCGGGCCCCCCAGCCTTAAACACAACCCCATCAGGGACATGACATACCTAGAGAACATGGAGGACTTCTGGGATTGGTTATCCAACCAGACAGATGTTCAGGCCAGCCAGGTCAGAGCCAAGCGACGACCCATCGTCAAGACAGGCAAGTTCAAGAAGATGTTTGGCTGGGGAGACTTCCACTCCAACATTAAGACCGTCAAGCTTAACCTGCTGATCACCGGGAAGATCGTAGACCACGGTAACGGAACTTTCAGTGTCTACTTCCGCCATAACTCCACCGGCCTGGGGAACGTGTCGGTGAGTCTGGTGCCGCCATCTAAAGTGGTGGAGTTTGAGATGGCTCAGCAGTCCACACTGGAGACAAAAGACTCTAAAGCTTTCAACTGTCGTATCGAGTATGAGAAGACGGACCGCAACAAGAAGACGGCTCTGTGCAGCTTCGACTCCTCCAAGGTGTGTTACCAGGAACAGACGCAGAGCCACGTCTCCTGGCTCTGCTCCAAGCCCTTTAAAGTCATCTGCATCTACATCGCCTTCTACAGCGTGGACTACAAACTGGTGCAGAAGGTCTGCCCGGACTACAACTACCATAGTGACACTCCCTACTCTTCCACTGGCTGA